Proteins from a single region of Paenibacillus sp. BIHB 4019:
- a CDS encoding cupin domain-containing protein, with protein sequence MSTEYVDLTSPALNLFYDVNCAPLFHKDSCNYLNQLTAHELPVLRSTSFFDAHMTKNHIVEPHWHPNTTELVFVTHGEIVVSILNPFTKQLLTYRVCDHQAVYIPMGWWHWIIACSEYTHFITIFDDRCPQTVFGSDVLRITPKEVFQLAYCVNAGQLAHVLSPIQNTTIIGPACVNAQAGASEYGGYGHGSAQGVQWRIGNPPPQALDEEDEQEQELQR encoded by the coding sequence ATGAGTACAGAATATGTAGACCTCACATCACCCGCATTAAATTTGTTTTACGATGTCAATTGCGCCCCCTTGTTCCATAAGGACTCCTGCAATTACTTAAACCAATTAACCGCACATGAATTGCCTGTGCTAAGAAGCACGTCGTTTTTCGATGCGCATATGACTAAAAATCATATTGTTGAGCCGCATTGGCATCCCAATACGACGGAGCTTGTATTCGTCACGCATGGTGAAATTGTCGTTTCGATTTTGAATCCTTTCACAAAGCAGCTGCTTACTTACCGGGTGTGCGATCACCAAGCCGTATACATTCCAATGGGCTGGTGGCACTGGATTATTGCGTGCAGCGAGTATACGCATTTTATTACGATTTTTGATGACCGCTGTCCACAAACGGTATTTGGCTCTGACGTGCTGCGCATTACGCCGAAGGAAGTATTCCAGCTCGCCTATTGCGTTAATGCCGGGCAGCTTGCCCATGTGCTGTCGCCGATTCAAAATACGACCATTATCGGACCGGCCTGCGTCAATGCCCAAGCTGGCGCGAGCGAATACGGAGGCTATGGCCACGGATCGGCCCAAGGCGTACAATGGCGAATTGGCAACCCGCCACCGCAAGCTTTGGATGAAGAGGACGAACAGGAGCAGGAGCTGCAAAGGTAA
- a CDS encoding MFS transporter — MMKRLIWLGCLSYFIIGLAHVVLGSVLPVALEHYGKAYSEGGTLIFTQFGGFLVGVLLSPWLNRHLGKRGGLLLAFGMLFAAEFMFMLLPPWGWLYAIAIVAGFGFGMIEAVIGTIIIAAVKNQTAVAMSRLEVFFGVGAMVMPLIASGLIWANYWKLSFLVVSFFAILTLFLWAKGSFGELDAVLKKSVAAAAAERKQAKRAGKPLYQGKEWVIFSLFIVFFFLYVGTEMSLANFMPAILIEKLGMKEAGATLSVTCFWIAMAFGRLFAGVIAEKIKYRVYIMASCGATVLLFILFPFMNQIWSAFAVILLLGLAMSGVFSIALVFSSKLLPGAEESTPSFMIAAGGVGGAVLPLTMGWGLDHLQVNQSVWLLAAFSAGLIVLSVIAFQLDRRQISMRAGGGSIGRPKHET, encoded by the coding sequence ATGATGAAACGATTGATTTGGCTAGGCTGTTTGTCTTATTTCATTATCGGGCTTGCCCATGTTGTGCTGGGCTCTGTATTGCCCGTTGCGCTCGAGCATTATGGCAAAGCCTACAGCGAGGGCGGCACACTCATTTTCACACAGTTCGGCGGATTTCTAGTCGGGGTGCTGCTCTCGCCATGGCTGAATCGGCATTTGGGCAAAAGAGGCGGACTGCTGCTGGCATTTGGCATGCTGTTTGCCGCTGAATTTATGTTTATGCTGCTGCCGCCTTGGGGCTGGCTGTATGCGATTGCCATCGTAGCCGGTTTTGGGTTTGGCATGATTGAAGCGGTAATCGGAACGATTATAATCGCAGCAGTCAAAAATCAAACGGCCGTCGCGATGAGCCGGCTTGAGGTATTTTTCGGCGTTGGCGCCATGGTCATGCCACTTATAGCGAGCGGACTGATTTGGGCCAATTATTGGAAGCTGTCATTTTTGGTCGTTTCTTTTTTTGCAATATTGACTTTGTTCTTATGGGCAAAAGGCTCCTTCGGCGAGCTGGATGCGGTGCTGAAGAAGTCAGTCGCAGCCGCCGCAGCGGAACGGAAGCAGGCGAAGCGCGCAGGCAAGCCGCTTTATCAAGGCAAGGAATGGGTTATTTTTTCCTTATTTATTGTGTTTTTCTTCCTCTATGTAGGGACGGAGATGAGCCTTGCAAACTTTATGCCAGCCATTCTCATTGAGAAGCTGGGCATGAAGGAGGCAGGAGCAACGCTGAGTGTAACCTGCTTCTGGATTGCGATGGCATTCGGTCGTTTGTTCGCTGGCGTCATTGCCGAGAAAATCAAATACCGGGTGTATATTATGGCGAGCTGCGGGGCGACGGTGCTGCTGTTCATCTTATTTCCGTTTATGAACCAGATATGGTCGGCGTTCGCGGTCATTTTGCTGCTGGGACTCGCCATGTCCGGCGTGTTCTCTATCGCGCTCGTCTTTTCGAGCAAGCTGCTTCCAGGGGCAGAGGAATCTACCCCTAGCTTTATGATTGCAGCAGGCGGTGTCGGCGGCGCCGTGCTTCCGCTTACGATGGGCTGGGGGCTTGATCATTTGCAGGTGAACCAGTCTGTATGGCTGCTGGCAGCCTTTTCCGCGGGCTTGATTGTTTTAAGTGTCATCGCCTTTCAACTGGACCGCAGGCAAATAAGCATGCGAGCTGGCGGAGGGTCTATAGGACGACCTAAGCACGAAACATAA
- a CDS encoding DUF441 domain-containing protein gives MPQIDTPSVLLLFFALLGILSKNNSITIAAVFLLLLRVTNVHQAFPWIEKHGLTLGIIILTIGILAPLASGTISMKSVYESFLHWKSIAAIIVGVLVAYLGGRGFHLMSSQPTIVTGLIIGTIIGVAFFKGVPVGPLIAAGLLSLLISK, from the coding sequence ATGCCGCAAATCGACACGCCGTCTGTCCTGCTGCTTTTTTTCGCACTGCTGGGCATATTGAGCAAAAACAACTCCATCACCATCGCTGCCGTATTTCTGCTGCTTCTCCGGGTAACAAATGTGCACCAGGCTTTTCCGTGGATCGAGAAGCATGGCCTGACTTTGGGCATCATCATATTGACGATCGGCATACTCGCGCCGCTGGCAAGCGGGACGATCAGTATGAAATCGGTCTATGAATCGTTTCTCCATTGGAAATCAATAGCGGCCATCATCGTCGGCGTGCTGGTTGCATATTTGGGCGGGCGCGGCTTTCATCTCATGTCCAGCCAGCCGACGATCGTGACCGGGCTTATTATCGGGACGATCATTGGCGTTGCTTTTTTTAAAGGCGTTCCAGTCGGTCCGCTTATTGCGGCTGGGCTGCTGTCGCTGCTGATTAGCAAGTAA
- a CDS encoding GNAT family N-acetyltransferase: MLIATERLRIRPFKSDDWKAVWAYTCDPAVMAYIPGGVQTEEGAKQFVLDNIGDQRQNYAVLLKNGGPLIGHLVFHNYFGNHTYEIGWVFSPHYRNQGYASEAARSMLKYGFEELKLHRIIATCQPENIPSYRVMEKIGMRREGFFKKCISNGAHAWWDEYYYAILQEEWLTLTC; this comes from the coding sequence ATGTTAATTGCAACAGAGCGGTTGCGGATTCGCCCTTTTAAATCCGACGATTGGAAAGCTGTGTGGGCCTACACCTGCGATCCTGCTGTTATGGCATACATACCCGGAGGCGTGCAAACAGAAGAAGGCGCTAAACAGTTCGTTCTAGATAATATCGGAGACCAGAGGCAAAATTACGCTGTACTGCTGAAAAACGGCGGTCCGCTCATTGGGCATCTTGTGTTCCATAACTATTTTGGGAATCACACCTATGAAATTGGCTGGGTATTCAGCCCGCATTATCGCAATCAAGGCTATGCCTCGGAAGCCGCACGCTCCATGCTGAAATATGGGTTTGAGGAGCTGAAGCTGCACCGAATAATTGCCACCTGCCAACCCGAGAACATTCCCTCCTATCGCGTGATGGAGAAAATAGGCATGCGCAGGGAAGGCTTTTTCAAAAAATGCATTTCTAATGGCGCCCATGCTTGGTGGGATGAATATTACTACGCCATTTTGCAAGAAGAATGGCTCACCCTTACTTGCTAA
- a CDS encoding DUF423 domain-containing protein: MTTLLLLGSINMFLSVMLGAFGAHALKKRLSADMLAIFQTGVQYQIAHALGLLLAGILAGGVLTSGLVVTAGWFLFAGIILFSGSLYALSLSGVKKLGAITPLGGLCFLIGWAILAVAIIQG, translated from the coding sequence ATGACGACTTTATTGCTGCTTGGCAGCATCAATATGTTTTTATCGGTAATGCTCGGCGCATTCGGCGCGCATGCATTGAAGAAGAGGCTTTCTGCCGACATGCTGGCTATTTTTCAGACGGGGGTGCAATACCAGATTGCCCACGCGCTTGGCTTGCTGCTTGCCGGCATTTTAGCGGGCGGGGTATTGACGAGCGGGCTCGTCGTAACCGCAGGCTGGTTTCTCTTTGCTGGCATTATTTTGTTCAGCGGCAGCCTTTACGCCCTTAGCCTCAGCGGTGTGAAGAAGCTGGGTGCGATTACTCCGCTGGGCGGACTTTGTTTTTTGATCGGCTGGGCCATTCTTGCCGTTGCGATTATTCAAGGCTAG
- a CDS encoding biotin-dependent carboxyltransferase family protein — MGIRIKHAGLLTTVQDRGRHGYRQQGIIAGGAMDDFALRAANLLVGNDAGAAVLEATLIGPKLIFEQDALIAICGGNLSPAVQGTAVPLWRPVYIRAGNELSFGNCVAGARAYIAAAGGIDVPLVMGSRSTYTRAAIGGFGGRALKAGDVLAIGEGASETLYYWEQEAEERQDTAPFFATSWSIGSEGRPFYRKNPVIRFVPGRHFDVFTEGSRKHFLQSDFRISTQSDRMGYRLEGPRLGTVGALEPISEAVSIGTIQVPAGGSPIILMADHQTIGGYPKIAQVATVDLPLLAQAKPGETIRFKQITRQKSEELYIKHELQMQRLSMFIEIRYREER, encoded by the coding sequence ATGGGCATTCGAATCAAACATGCCGGACTCCTTACGACCGTGCAGGATCGGGGGCGTCACGGTTATAGGCAGCAGGGCATTATTGCTGGAGGGGCGATGGATGATTTTGCGCTTCGCGCGGCTAATTTGCTCGTTGGTAACGATGCGGGAGCAGCGGTGCTGGAAGCTACGCTTATCGGCCCAAAGCTGATTTTTGAGCAGGATGCGTTAATTGCGATATGCGGGGGCAATTTGTCGCCTGCTGTGCAAGGAACAGCCGTTCCGCTGTGGCGGCCGGTGTACATAAGAGCAGGGAATGAGCTTTCGTTCGGAAATTGCGTCGCGGGCGCTCGCGCTTATATAGCAGCGGCTGGAGGCATTGATGTGCCGCTTGTTATGGGCAGCAGAAGCACGTACACACGTGCGGCTATAGGCGGTTTTGGAGGCCGGGCTTTAAAAGCGGGAGATGTGCTGGCGATTGGTGAAGGAGCCTCGGAAACGCTATATTATTGGGAGCAGGAAGCGGAAGAGCGGCAGGATACCGCGCCGTTTTTTGCAACCAGCTGGTCGATTGGCTCAGAGGGGCGTCCCTTTTATCGGAAAAATCCGGTCATTCGTTTTGTGCCGGGGCGGCATTTTGATGTGTTTACCGAAGGGAGCAGGAAGCATTTTTTGCAGAGCGATTTTCGAATTTCGACGCAATCGGATCGAATGGGCTATCGGCTGGAAGGGCCGCGTCTTGGAACAGTTGGAGCGCTTGAGCCTATTTCTGAGGCGGTATCCATAGGTACGATACAGGTGCCTGCTGGCGGCAGCCCGATAATTTTGATGGCGGACCATCAAACGATTGGCGGCTATCCGAAGATCGCCCAGGTTGCGACGGTAGATTTGCCGCTGCTGGCGCAAGCGAAGCCGGGAGAGACGATTAGATTCAAGCAGATTACTAGGCAAAAATCGGAAGAGCTTTATATCAAGCACGAGCTTCAAATGCAGCGGCTTTCCATGTTTATTGAAATACGTTATAGAGAGGAGAGGTAG
- a CDS encoding DUF5107 domain-containing protein — protein sequence MEQQVKIWEETVSIPTYGVGKPERNPMFLEKRVYQGSSGRVYPHPVIDKIEDEKKLQPYMLVILENEYVRIEMMPELGGRIYRALDKTNDYDFVYYNKVIKPALVGLAGPWISGGIEFNWPQHHRPNTYGPVEYRVAENKDGSATVWVSEIDRMYGTKVTAGFTLYPGKAYLEISAQLYNRTPQPQTFLWWANPAVAVNEHTQSVFPPDVTAVFDHGKRDVSRFPIATGTYYKMDYSAGVDISRYRNIPVPTSYMAYKSDYNFVGGYDHGVQAGLLHVANHHISPGKKQWTWGNGEFGIAWDRNLTDEDGPYIELMTGVYTDNQPDFTWLQPYEEKSFKQYFMPYKNIGVVKNASIDAAVNLEVDEEAREAVVYVYATAVFEDAQIELRGRGRRYIQEKVRLSPNDIFKSIVTWDEADQASDLLLSVRDSAGKLLISYKPAKPSLEQIPDAAKPLEAPAALKTNEQLYLAGLHLEQYRHATFEPEAYYLEGLKRDASDSRINVAYGTLLLRQGKFQQAEGYFRTAIKSLTSRNPNPYDSEALYQLGVALKHQGKREEAFAAFYKATWSAAWQDAGYFSLAQIACAEGALADALELVERSIVRNARNYKARHLKAALLRKLGRCDEAIAFAAETLGLDVADFGSAHERSLALAAGGQQQLADQARAELQRLMRGDAHNYLNLAADYIGSGLHEEAIAVLACIVSSLEGAAADGTAAVYPMLHYTLAYAYEQSGHTEAAAASRQAAEAAAPQYCFPNSLFELIVLEQAIAANPHDAKAHYYLGNLLYDKKRHNDAIAHWEASRAAEPNFATVHRNLALAYYNKRGDEAAALEALELAFALDQADARVCYELDQLYKKLGHPAQQRLAKLEQQRTLVELRDDLYIEYVTLLNATGQHGQAVVALASRQFHPWEGGEGKVTGQHVFTHVELAKQALQQGNASHAIQLLNMALVYPEHYGEGKLHGAQENNIYYYLGCAYEALNDPLKAVDCFKQASQGLEEPASALYYNDQPPDMIFYQGLSWLKLGNEPEAKKRFHKLLDYAEKHIFDRVEFDYFAVSLPDFLVFEDDLSKRNEIHCRYMMGLGLLGLGERKQAVEQFGAALQLDGNHSGARIHSLLALSN from the coding sequence TTGGAGCAGCAGGTGAAGATTTGGGAAGAGACGGTTTCCATACCGACATATGGCGTAGGCAAACCAGAGCGAAATCCGATGTTTTTAGAAAAAAGAGTATATCAGGGCAGCTCGGGTCGGGTGTACCCGCATCCCGTAATTGATAAAATCGAAGATGAAAAGAAGCTTCAGCCCTACATGCTCGTCATTCTCGAAAATGAATATGTGCGTATCGAAATGATGCCAGAGCTGGGCGGCCGCATTTATCGGGCGCTGGATAAGACAAATGACTATGATTTCGTTTATTACAACAAGGTAATCAAGCCTGCGCTGGTTGGGCTCGCGGGTCCGTGGATTTCTGGTGGCATTGAATTCAACTGGCCGCAGCATCATCGTCCAAACACCTATGGGCCTGTAGAATATCGTGTGGCTGAAAATAAAGACGGCAGCGCTACAGTGTGGGTCAGCGAAATTGACCGCATGTATGGAACGAAGGTAACGGCTGGCTTTACGCTGTATCCCGGCAAGGCGTATTTGGAAATTTCCGCCCAGCTTTACAACCGTACGCCTCAGCCGCAAACTTTTTTATGGTGGGCCAATCCGGCCGTAGCGGTTAATGAGCATACGCAGTCGGTATTTCCTCCTGACGTCACAGCGGTGTTCGACCATGGCAAGCGGGACGTAAGCCGGTTTCCAATAGCGACCGGCACGTATTATAAAATGGATTATTCCGCCGGCGTTGATATTTCCCGCTATCGCAACATTCCTGTGCCAACTTCTTATATGGCTTACAAATCCGACTATAATTTTGTCGGAGGCTATGATCATGGGGTACAGGCGGGGCTGCTGCATGTGGCGAACCATCATATTTCCCCCGGCAAAAAGCAGTGGACATGGGGAAATGGCGAGTTCGGCATCGCCTGGGATCGCAATCTGACCGATGAGGACGGGCCTTATATTGAGCTGATGACGGGCGTGTATACGGACAATCAGCCGGATTTCACCTGGCTTCAGCCGTATGAGGAAAAGTCGTTCAAGCAATATTTTATGCCTTACAAAAATATTGGGGTCGTCAAAAATGCGTCCATTGATGCCGCTGTTAATTTGGAGGTCGATGAAGAGGCGCGGGAAGCTGTCGTTTACGTTTATGCAACAGCCGTGTTCGAGGATGCCCAGATCGAGCTGCGTGGACGGGGACGCCGCTATATTCAGGAGAAGGTGAGGCTGTCACCGAACGACATATTCAAGTCGATCGTCACATGGGATGAAGCGGATCAGGCTTCTGATTTGCTGCTGTCGGTCCGTGATTCGGCAGGGAAGCTGCTCATTTCTTACAAGCCTGCCAAGCCTTCGCTTGAGCAAATACCCGATGCGGCTAAGCCGCTTGAAGCGCCTGCTGCGCTCAAAACCAATGAGCAGCTGTATTTGGCGGGGCTTCATTTGGAGCAATATCGCCACGCGACCTTTGAGCCGGAGGCGTATTATCTGGAAGGGCTAAAGCGCGATGCTAGCGATAGCCGGATTAATGTCGCCTATGGCACGCTGCTGCTGCGGCAAGGGAAATTTCAGCAGGCGGAAGGGTATTTCCGCACCGCCATTAAGTCGCTGACGTCGCGTAACCCGAATCCGTATGATAGCGAGGCGCTTTATCAGCTTGGTGTTGCCTTGAAGCATCAGGGGAAGCGAGAAGAAGCGTTCGCTGCTTTCTACAAGGCAACTTGGTCAGCGGCTTGGCAGGATGCCGGCTACTTCTCGCTGGCGCAGATCGCTTGCGCGGAAGGCGCGCTTGCGGATGCGCTGGAATTGGTGGAGCGTTCCATCGTGCGGAACGCTCGCAATTATAAAGCGCGCCATTTGAAGGCGGCGCTGCTGCGCAAGCTGGGACGCTGCGATGAGGCGATAGCCTTCGCGGCGGAGACGCTCGGGCTCGATGTGGCCGATTTCGGATCGGCCCACGAGCGCAGCTTGGCGCTAGCTGCTGGGGGGCAGCAGCAGCTGGCGGATCAGGCGCGCGCCGAGCTGCAGCGGCTTATGCGCGGCGATGCGCACAATTATTTGAACTTAGCTGCCGACTATATCGGCAGCGGGCTGCATGAGGAAGCGATTGCGGTGCTTGCGTGCATCGTGTCTTCATTAGAGGGGGCGGCGGCAGATGGCACGGCAGCGGTCTATCCGATGCTTCATTATACGCTTGCTTATGCGTATGAGCAGTCAGGCCACACGGAAGCAGCTGCTGCTTCGCGCCAAGCAGCGGAAGCTGCTGCTCCCCAATATTGCTTCCCGAACAGCTTGTTTGAGCTGATCGTGCTGGAGCAAGCGATTGCGGCCAATCCGCACGATGCGAAGGCGCATTATTATTTGGGCAATTTATTGTATGACAAGAAACGGCATAACGACGCGATTGCCCATTGGGAAGCCTCGCGCGCAGCAGAACCGAATTTTGCTACCGTCCATCGCAACTTAGCACTCGCTTACTACAATAAACGCGGCGACGAGGCGGCTGCGCTTGAAGCACTCGAGCTGGCTTTCGCACTCGATCAGGCCGACGCGCGAGTCTGCTATGAGCTGGATCAGCTGTATAAAAAGCTAGGGCATCCTGCTCAGCAGCGGCTCGCCAAGCTGGAACAGCAGCGGACGCTTGTCGAGCTCCGCGACGACCTGTACATCGAATATGTCACGCTGCTCAATGCGACAGGGCAGCATGGTCAAGCAGTAGTTGCGCTCGCTTCACGCCAGTTCCATCCTTGGGAGGGCGGGGAAGGCAAAGTGACGGGGCAGCATGTATTCACGCATGTTGAACTCGCTAAACAGGCACTCCAGCAGGGGAATGCGTCCCATGCGATACAATTGCTGAACATGGCGCTCGTCTATCCGGAGCATTATGGCGAAGGCAAGCTGCATGGCGCACAGGAAAACAATATTTATTATTATTTAGGCTGTGCGTATGAAGCGCTGAATGATCCGCTTAAAGCGGTAGATTGCTTTAAGCAGGCTTCCCAAGGGCTGGAGGAGCCCGCTAGCGCGCTGTATTACAATGATCAGCCGCCAGATATGATTTTTTATCAAGGGTTGTCGTGGTTAAAGCTGGGCAATGAGCCGGAGGCAAAAAAGCGCTTCCATAAGCTGCTCGATTATGCGGAAAAGCATATTTTCGACCGGGTCGAATTTGATTATTTTGCCGTTTCGCTGCCGGATTTCCTCGTTTTCGAGGATGATCTGAGCAAACGCAACGAAATTCATTGCCGTTATATGATGGGATTAGGCCTTCTTGGGCTTGGGGAGCGCAAACAGGCGGTGGAGCAGTTTGGCGCCGCTCTGCAATTGGATGGCAATCATAGCGGAGCGCGCATTCATAGCTTACTGGCGTTATCCAATTAA
- a CDS encoding 5-oxoprolinase subunit PxpA, whose amino-acid sequence MTLAIDLNCDLGEQYGVYELGRDAELLPLITSANIACGFHAGDPGTMRRTVKLALENGVAIGAHPGLPDLIGFGRREMAISPEEAYDLTVYQISALNGFVMSEGGVMHHVKPHGALYNMAARRVELAEAIAEAVYRVNPELILYGLSGSELIHAGKKRGLRTASEVFADRTYQQDGSLTPRSHEGALIEEPNEALKQLLQMIREGAVWSTQGVKVPLAADTICVHGDGEKALLFVQQIRKLLESEGIILGAPGSHQSN is encoded by the coding sequence ATGACGCTGGCTATCGATTTAAATTGTGATTTGGGCGAGCAATATGGCGTTTATGAGCTGGGCCGGGATGCTGAATTGCTGCCGCTCATTACATCGGCCAATATAGCTTGCGGCTTTCATGCCGGCGATCCGGGAACGATGAGACGGACAGTAAAGCTGGCGCTGGAAAATGGCGTTGCCATCGGCGCCCATCCGGGGCTGCCGGACTTAATCGGCTTCGGACGTCGTGAAATGGCGATTTCGCCTGAGGAAGCGTATGATCTGACCGTGTATCAAATTAGCGCGCTCAATGGCTTCGTTATGTCCGAAGGCGGCGTCATGCATCATGTAAAGCCTCATGGCGCCTTATATAATATGGCGGCTAGGCGAGTGGAACTGGCTGAAGCGATTGCTGAGGCGGTGTACAGGGTGAATCCGGAGCTTATATTGTATGGCTTGTCTGGCAGCGAATTGATTCATGCGGGGAAAAAGCGGGGGCTGCGCACCGCGAGCGAGGTATTCGCAGATCGTACCTACCAGCAAGACGGCTCGCTAACACCGCGCAGTCACGAAGGCGCGCTAATAGAGGAGCCGAATGAAGCGCTGAAGCAGCTCCTTCAGATGATAAGAGAAGGAGCTGTATGGTCGACGCAGGGCGTGAAGGTTCCGCTTGCTGCGGACACGATATGTGTCCACGGCGATGGCGAGAAGGCGCTCTTGTTCGTCCAGCAGATTCGCAAGCTGCTGGAGTCGGAAGGAATTATCCTTGGTGCGCCGGGCTCCCATCAATCCAATTAA
- the pxpB gene encoding 5-oxoprolinase subunit PxpB has product MSIAPVNPVFEVKLSPLGDTAIIVELGSAIDRKTHERVQALSSYLRREPFPGFIELVPAYVTLTIFYDPMKLLAPLAENNWNPQAETAASPYEWVCQLLLDMASKLEDEQAAAPRIMTLPVCYGGELGPDLAAVAEHSGLSESEVIAMHAAQPYLVHMVGFAPGFPYLGGLPEQIATPRRSTPRLRIEPGSVGIGGKQTGVYPIVSPGGWQIIGRTPVALFRPAHEQPSLLRAGDQVYFEPISYEAFIAWEAQA; this is encoded by the coding sequence ATGTCTATTGCTCCAGTCAATCCAGTCTTTGAAGTCAAGCTTTCGCCTCTTGGAGATACGGCAATTATTGTCGAGCTCGGCAGCGCGATTGACCGCAAGACGCACGAGCGCGTGCAAGCACTCAGCTCTTATTTGCGGCGCGAGCCTTTTCCCGGTTTTATTGAGCTTGTACCAGCGTATGTAACGCTGACGATTTTTTATGATCCAATGAAGCTGCTAGCGCCGCTAGCCGAAAACAACTGGAATCCGCAGGCGGAAACGGCTGCTTCCCCATATGAATGGGTTTGCCAGCTGCTCTTGGACATGGCCAGCAAGCTGGAGGACGAGCAGGCTGCTGCTCCGCGAATCATGACCCTTCCCGTCTGCTATGGCGGAGAGCTGGGGCCGGATCTTGCAGCGGTTGCGGAGCATAGCGGACTTTCGGAAAGCGAGGTCATCGCCATGCATGCAGCGCAGCCTTATCTCGTCCATATGGTCGGCTTTGCCCCCGGTTTTCCATATTTGGGAGGCTTGCCTGAGCAAATTGCTACGCCTCGGCGGAGCACGCCCCGCCTGCGGATTGAGCCAGGCAGCGTAGGCATCGGCGGCAAGCAGACCGGGGTCTATCCGATTGTCTCCCCTGGCGGCTGGCAAATTATCGGGCGAACGCCAGTGGCGCTGTTCCGCCCTGCGCATGAGCAGCCGAGTTTATTGCGGGCGGGAGATCAGGTTTATTTTGAGCCGATTAGCTATGAGGCGTTTATCGCATGGGAGGCGCAGGCATAA
- the sdaAA gene encoding L-serine ammonia-lyase, iron-sulfur-dependent, subunit alpha, whose amino-acid sequence MKYRFLHELAAAGQQQAKPISQIMLEEEIAESGHTEEHILRQMADYYQVMKEAVHKGLTANTQSKSGLTGGDAKRVQSFTANNAPSSGEPASRAMAYALAVSEVNASMGRIIATPTAGSCGIIPGVFVSAQERFGWSDEHMVRGLFCAGAIGYVIANNSFISGAEGGCQAEVGSAIGMAAGAMVELRGGTTDQAVHAVGLALKNSLGLICDPVGGLVEIPCIVRNGFGAVTALAAADMAMAGVRSIIPSDEVINVMLEVGSAMPSKHRETAQGGLAQTPTGRKIMENLKKRK is encoded by the coding sequence ATGAAATATCGGTTTTTGCATGAGCTGGCCGCAGCGGGACAGCAGCAAGCCAAGCCTATATCGCAAATTATGCTTGAGGAAGAAATCGCAGAGTCCGGCCATACCGAGGAGCATATTTTAAGGCAAATGGCAGACTACTACCAAGTTATGAAAGAGGCCGTGCATAAAGGGCTAACTGCTAATACGCAATCCAAGAGCGGTCTTACAGGGGGCGATGCTAAGCGCGTGCAATCCTTCACCGCCAATAACGCTCCCTCCTCTGGGGAACCGGCAAGCAGAGCAATGGCCTATGCCCTCGCCGTTTCCGAGGTCAACGCTTCCATGGGCCGGATTATTGCAACCCCGACCGCAGGCTCATGCGGCATTATTCCTGGCGTATTCGTGAGCGCGCAGGAGCGGTTTGGGTGGAGCGATGAGCATATGGTTAGAGGTTTATTTTGCGCAGGCGCAATTGGCTATGTCATTGCGAATAATTCTTTTATTTCCGGTGCGGAAGGCGGCTGTCAAGCCGAGGTCGGCTCAGCGATCGGCATGGCGGCCGGAGCTATGGTTGAGCTGCGAGGCGGTACGACAGACCAAGCGGTTCACGCGGTTGGGCTTGCCCTTAAAAACTCGCTGGGGCTCATTTGCGATCCCGTTGGCGGTTTAGTAGAAATTCCCTGCATTGTACGCAACGGCTTTGGCGCTGTCACCGCTTTAGCGGCAGCGGATATGGCGATGGCTGGCGTCCGCAGCATCATTCCCTCCGATGAAGTCATTAACGTCATGCTGGAGGTCGGCAGCGCCATGCCGAGCAAGCATAGAGAAACGGCGCAGGGCGGTCTCGCCCAAACGCCGACAGGCCGTAAAATTATGGAAAATTTAAAGAAACGAAAATAA